One genomic segment of Thalassospiraceae bacterium LMO-SO8 includes these proteins:
- a CDS encoding bifunctional (p)ppGpp synthetase/guanosine-3',5'-bis(diphosphate) 3'-pyrophosphohydrolase yields the protein MIRQFELVERVKAYDPNADEVGINGAYVFAMKAHGSQKRASGDPYFSHPIEVAGILTSYRVDSATIETALLHDTIEDTVATLEDIRSHFGNEVAQLVDGVTKLTRIEFQSDRAKQAENFRKLVLAMSEDIRVLLVKLADRLHNMRTLHYIKSDEKRRRIAMETMDIYAPLAERIGMQEIKTELEDLAFAEINPEARRAVVKRLDTLREQGGELVPKIIGELSETLAENGIEAEVNGREKSPYSIWRKMQKHDVGFEQLSDIMAFRITVNSIEDCYKALGVAHNAYRVVPGRFKDYISMPKPNGYQSLHTGVFGPHQQRIELQIRTRVMHEVAELGVAAHWNYKQGGPAKDGTQYRWLRELLDILEHASDPEEVLEHSKMEMFQDQVFCFTPRGDLINLPRGATTVDFAYAVHSEVGDHCVGAKINGKMMPLRTELRNGDQVEIVTSKAQTPNPTWERFVVTGKARARIRRFVRLQEREEYEKLGRSILQRSFKEADYELTDKGLTGVLKKLTQASVEDVYVAVGLGNLSGREVLEAVYPRAKRKKKEGDDIVVPLSEARSRKRGKDKGEGGGVPIQGLIPGMAMHFAGCCHPLPGDRIVGIVTTGRGVTVHTIDCDTLEGYGDEPERWLDLAWDRGEARHDLHVGRVHVTVANAPGSLGDLSTMIAKNDGNISNLKIINRSTDFFDMLIDVEVRDVKHLTDIIAALRASPAVNSVERAKG from the coding sequence GTGATCCGCCAGTTCGAACTAGTTGAACGGGTCAAGGCCTACGATCCCAACGCGGACGAGGTCGGAATCAACGGTGCCTACGTGTTCGCCATGAAGGCGCACGGTTCGCAAAAGCGCGCCTCGGGCGACCCGTACTTCTCGCACCCCATCGAGGTCGCGGGGATTCTCACCTCCTACCGCGTCGACAGCGCGACCATCGAAACAGCCCTGCTGCACGACACCATCGAGGACACGGTGGCGACGCTGGAGGATATCCGCTCCCACTTCGGCAACGAGGTCGCGCAGCTGGTCGACGGCGTGACCAAGCTGACCCGCATCGAATTCCAGTCGGACCGCGCCAAGCAGGCGGAAAACTTCCGCAAACTGGTGCTCGCGATGTCCGAGGACATCCGCGTTCTGCTGGTCAAGCTGGCCGACCGCCTGCACAACATGCGGACCCTGCATTACATCAAAAGCGACGAAAAGCGCCGCCGCATCGCCATGGAAACCATGGACATCTATGCGCCGCTGGCCGAACGCATCGGCATGCAGGAAATCAAGACCGAGCTTGAGGACCTGGCCTTCGCCGAGATCAACCCGGAAGCGCGCCGCGCCGTGGTCAAGCGCCTGGACACCCTGCGCGAGCAGGGTGGGGAACTGGTGCCCAAGATCATCGGCGAACTGTCGGAAACCCTGGCGGAGAATGGCATCGAGGCCGAAGTCAACGGCCGCGAGAAGTCGCCCTATTCGATCTGGCGCAAGATGCAGAAGCACGACGTCGGGTTCGAACAGCTGTCGGACATCATGGCCTTCCGCATCACCGTGAACAGTATTGAGGACTGCTACAAGGCGCTTGGCGTGGCGCATAACGCCTATCGGGTCGTGCCGGGGCGGTTCAAGGACTACATCTCCATGCCCAAGCCGAACGGCTACCAGTCGCTTCATACCGGCGTGTTCGGCCCGCACCAACAGCGCATCGAACTGCAAATCCGCACCCGGGTGATGCACGAAGTGGCCGAACTGGGCGTCGCCGCCCATTGGAATTACAAGCAGGGCGGCCCGGCCAAGGACGGCACCCAATACCGTTGGCTGCGCGAACTGCTGGACATTCTGGAACATGCCTCGGATCCCGAGGAGGTGTTGGAGCACTCCAAGATGGAGATGTTCCAGGACCAGGTGTTCTGCTTCACGCCGCGCGGCGACCTGATCAACCTGCCGCGCGGGGCGACCACCGTCGACTTCGCCTATGCCGTCCATTCCGAGGTCGGCGACCACTGCGTCGGTGCCAAGATCAACGGCAAGATGATGCCGCTGCGCACGGAGCTGCGGAACGGCGACCAGGTCGAGATCGTGACCTCCAAGGCGCAGACCCCCAACCCGACGTGGGAGCGCTTCGTGGTGACCGGCAAGGCGCGGGCGCGCATCCGTCGTTTCGTGCGCTTGCAGGAGCGCGAGGAATACGAAAAGCTCGGCCGATCCATCCTTCAACGCAGCTTTAAGGAAGCCGATTATGAACTTACGGACAAAGGATTAACCGGCGTTCTGAAAAAGCTGACCCAGGCATCGGTCGAGGATGTTTACGTCGCCGTCGGCCTGGGCAATCTGAGCGGCCGCGAAGTATTGGAGGCCGTCTATCCCCGGGCCAAGCGCAAGAAGAAGGAAGGCGACGACATCGTCGTGCCGCTGTCCGAGGCGCGCAGCCGCAAGCGCGGCAAGGACAAGGGCGAGGGCGGCGGCGTCCCGATCCAGGGCCTGATCCCGGGCATGGCCATGCATTTCGCGGGCTGCTGCCACCCCTTGCCGGGCGACCGCATCGTCGGCATCGTCACCACGGGCCGGGGCGTCACCGTGCACACCATCGACTGCGACACCCTGGAAGGCTACGGGGACGAGCCGGAACGCTGGCTCGACCTGGCCTGGGACCGGGGCGAGGCGCGGCACGACCTGCATGTCGGCCGCGTCCATGTCACCGTCGCCAACGCGCCGGGATCGCTCGGCGATCTGTCGACCATGATCGCCAAGAACGACGGCAATATCTCCAACCTCAAGATCATCAACCGTTCGACCGATTTCTTCGACATGCTGATCGATGTCGAGGTGCGCGACGTCAAGCACCTGACCGACATCATCGCGGCGCTGCGCGCGTCGCCCGCCGTCAACTCGGTCGAACGCGCGAAAGGCTAA
- a CDS encoding NYN domain-containing protein, with product MNFYPEERVALFIDGSNLYAAARALNFDIDYKRLLAVFSGKCRLVRAFYYTAMVEDQEYSPIRPLVDWLDYNGYTMVTKPTKEFTDSAGRRKIKGNMDIELAIDVMEMADKLDHIVLFSGDGDFRRLVDAVQRKGCRVSVVSTVRSQPPMVADELRRQADIFVELQSLQSAIQRAGGPSNNALPDDDDDYDDDDYDDEGEAEVEVV from the coding sequence ATGAATTTTTATCCTGAAGAACGCGTCGCCCTGTTCATCGATGGCTCCAACCTCTACGCCGCCGCCCGGGCCCTCAACTTCGACATCGACTACAAGCGCCTGCTGGCCGTTTTCTCTGGAAAATGCCGCTTGGTGCGGGCCTTCTACTACACGGCCATGGTCGAGGACCAGGAGTATTCACCGATCCGCCCCCTCGTCGACTGGCTCGACTACAACGGCTACACCATGGTCACCAAGCCGACCAAGGAATTCACGGATTCCGCCGGACGGCGCAAGATCAAGGGCAACATGGACATCGAACTGGCCATCGACGTGATGGAAATGGCCGACAAGCTCGACCATATCGTGCTGTTCTCCGGCGACGGCGATTTCCGCCGCCTGGTCGACGCCGTGCAACGCAAGGGCTGCCGGGTCAGCGTCGTGTCCACCGTGCGCTCGCAGCCGCCCATGGTCGCCGATGAACTGCGCCGTCAGGCCGATATCTTCGTCGAACTGCAAAGCCTGCAATCGGCCATCCAGCGTGCTGGCGGTCCGTCCAACAACGCCCTGCCCGACGACGATGACGATTATGACGACGACGATTACGACGACGAAGGCGAGGCCGAGGTCGAAGTCGTCTGA
- a CDS encoding uracil-DNA glycosylase: protein MPPAFQDPPRDCAKCPRLAGFRTANRAAFPDWHNAPVPAFGPLDARLLIVGLAPGLRGANRTARPFTGDYAGDLLYPTLGEFGWTEGAYGAAPDDGLRLKGCRITNAVRCVPPENKPTGAECKACRPYLADEIAAMENLRVILALGGVAHANVLATLDERKKDFPFGHGNRHVLTSGRRLIDSYHCSRYNTNTGRLTPDMFRDVFAAIAGLMTA from the coding sequence ATGCCGCCCGCGTTTCAGGACCCGCCCCGCGACTGCGCGAAATGCCCGCGACTGGCCGGCTTTCGCACCGCCAACCGCGCCGCCTTTCCCGATTGGCACAATGCCCCCGTCCCCGCGTTCGGGCCGCTTGACGCGCGGCTTCTGATCGTCGGGCTGGCGCCCGGGCTGCGCGGCGCCAACCGCACGGCGCGGCCGTTCACCGGGGATTACGCCGGTGACCTGCTGTATCCCACGCTTGGCGAGTTCGGCTGGACCGAGGGCGCCTATGGCGCCGCGCCGGACGACGGGCTGCGCCTCAAGGGCTGCCGCATCACCAACGCGGTGCGCTGCGTGCCGCCGGAAAACAAGCCGACGGGGGCTGAATGCAAGGCCTGCCGTCCCTATCTCGCGGACGAAATCGCGGCCATGGAGAATTTGCGGGTGATTCTGGCCCTGGGCGGCGTCGCCCATGCCAACGTGCTGGCGACATTGGACGAGCGGAAAAAGGATTTCCCCTTCGGCCACGGCAATCGCCATGTCCTGACCTCGGGCCGGCGATTGATCGACAGCTACCATTGCTCGCGCTACAACACCAACACGGGCCGCCTGACCCCGGACATGTTCCGCGACGTGTTCGCCGCCATCGCGGGCCTGATGACGGCCTGA
- the rpoZ gene encoding DNA-directed RNA polymerase subunit omega, with the protein MARVTVEDCVLKIPNRFELVMLAAQRARHISAGAPLALDRDNDKNPVVALREIAEEAITLPELEESLIKGMQKYVQMEESIEDLDPAIPETMQLSAMSANAGASASDDEDDDDTLDVDDGADPATMGADVVFKDAEIGLED; encoded by the coding sequence ATGGCCCGCGTTACGGTCGAAGATTGCGTTCTGAAAATCCCCAACCGCTTCGAGCTGGTCATGCTCGCGGCGCAGCGTGCCCGCCACATTTCGGCCGGCGCGCCGCTGGCCCTTGACCGCGACAACGACAAGAATCCGGTCGTTGCCCTGCGCGAAATCGCCGAGGAAGCCATCACTCTGCCGGAACTCGAGGAATCCCTGATCAAGGGCATGCAGAAGTACGTGCAGATGGAGGAATCCATCGAAGACCTGGATCCCGCCATTCCGGAAACCATGCAGTTGTCCGCCATGTCGGCGAATGCCGGCGCGTCCGCGTCGGACGATGAGGACGACGACGATACTTTGGACGTGGACGACGGCGCGGACCCTGCTACGATGGGGGCAGACGTCGTTTTCAAGGATGCGGAGATTGGGCTGGAGGACTAA
- a CDS encoding pyridoxine 5'-phosphate synthase: protein MTGYLRLGVNIDHVATIRNARGGGHPDPVRAARAAAQAGADGITAHLREDRRHISDDDMARLVAQIDLPLNFEMAATEEMLAIALRHKPHAACIVPEKREERTTEGGLDAAGGMGSLKPYVDALNAAGIRVSLFIEPDPVQLDAAKALGAPVVELHTGAYCEAGPATQAAQLQRVRDAAAHAEAIGLECHAGHGLTFDTVGPVAAIATITELNIGHFLIGEAIFGGLESAIKRMRALMDQARAEALGERSA, encoded by the coding sequence ATGACCGGATATCTCAGGCTCGGCGTCAACATCGACCATGTGGCGACCATCCGCAACGCCCGCGGCGGCGGTCACCCGGACCCCGTGCGCGCGGCCCGCGCCGCCGCCCAGGCCGGGGCCGACGGCATCACCGCCCACCTGCGCGAGGACCGGCGCCACATTTCCGACGACGACATGGCACGTCTCGTGGCGCAGATCGACCTGCCGCTCAACTTCGAGATGGCGGCGACGGAGGAAATGCTGGCCATCGCGCTGCGCCACAAGCCGCATGCCGCCTGCATCGTGCCGGAAAAGCGCGAGGAACGGACGACCGAAGGCGGCCTGGACGCCGCCGGCGGCATGGGGTCCCTGAAACCCTATGTCGACGCCCTGAACGCCGCCGGCATCCGCGTTTCCCTGTTCATCGAACCGGACCCCGTGCAATTGGACGCCGCCAAGGCCCTGGGCGCCCCCGTGGTCGAACTTCACACCGGCGCCTATTGCGAGGCCGGCCCGGCGACCCAGGCCGCGCAATTGCAGCGCGTGAGGGACGCGGCCGCCCATGCCGAGGCGATCGGCCTGGAGTGCCATGCCGGACACGGCCTGACCTTCGACACGGTCGGGCCGGTGGCGGCGATCGCCACCATCACCGAGTTGAACATCGGCCATTTCCTGATCGGCGAGGCGATTTTCGGCGGCCTGGAAAGCGCCATCAAGCGCATGCGCGCCCTCATGGACCAGGCCCGGGCCGAGGCCCTGGGCGAACGCTCCGCGTGA
- the folK gene encoding 2-amino-4-hydroxy-6-hydroxymethyldihydropteridine diphosphokinase, translated as MSGPIVIGVGGNLPTAEFGPPRATCGAALQVLSQHPGVAITAHAGWYETAPVPVSDQPWFVNGAVAVATDLPPDALMAALLDIETRFGRRRGERNAARILDLDLLTFGDRVLTGDLEVPHPRLHARAFALLPIRDVAPGWRHPVLGRTIEALCAELPADQEIRPLADAGGYLGTEWQAPE; from the coding sequence GTGAGTGGGCCCATCGTCATCGGCGTCGGCGGCAACCTGCCGACCGCGGAATTCGGGCCGCCGCGCGCCACCTGCGGGGCCGCGTTGCAGGTTCTTTCACAACATCCCGGGGTCGCGATCACGGCCCATGCCGGATGGTATGAAACCGCCCCCGTGCCGGTTTCCGACCAGCCCTGGTTCGTCAACGGCGCCGTCGCCGTGGCCACGGACCTGCCCCCCGACGCCCTGATGGCGGCTCTGTTGGACATCGAAACCCGGTTCGGGCGCCGGCGCGGCGAACGCAACGCGGCGCGCATCCTGGACCTCGACCTGCTGACCTTCGGTGACCGGGTATTGACGGGCGACCTGGAAGTGCCGCATCCGCGTCTGCATGCGCGCGCCTTCGCCTTGCTGCCGATCCGCGACGTCGCACCCGGCTGGCGTCATCCCGTGCTGGGCCGCACGATCGAAGCGCTCTGCGCCGAGCTGCCGGCGGATCAGGAAATTCGCCCCTTGGCCGACGCCGGGGGCTATCTGGGCACGGAATGGCAGGCCCCCGAATAA